In Penaeus vannamei isolate JL-2024 chromosome 4, ASM4276789v1, whole genome shotgun sequence, a single window of DNA contains:
- the LOC113803218 gene encoding mucin-21, protein MERLAKMMLVTSLVVLSAGGGQASSDSGDHAAGEKLLRDIKEGLEKIDAQLMRLLDIVAPPTTTPAPTTPVPLNSSTTTPGSPAVTTDSTATTDSSNTTTNASVTTTDSTATTTNSSATTTDPPVTTISSNTTTNASDTTTDSTATTTNSSATTTNSSIITDPSATTAESTNSSTITTYPSAITTDSSIITTDPADLTTNSSATTTNSSAITTESSAITTDPSSITTNTSVITTDSKATTTNSSAITTDSSVIIDPSSITTDPSTIIADPSVTTTNSSATTIDPSTITNDSSVIITDPSSITTDPTATTTNSSVTDIGPFATTAHSPAPSVPTTNSSATTSSPSTTFDTPTPSSTYSNTTRDLSSNTTVPSETTIGSANTTVDSSASIGSANSTSAPLSTTDSSANSTVDSSANSTVDSFESTSTNTTSDPLSTADSSTNTTVDPSATTDSANTTSGPPSVGSSANTTSLPSATTFNNFSTTIQDFSTSTPSLTSAESESADTEDQDAKIRDKRSIEVKHGVSEVRSSEEDVVNRTTLPPPAICNKENDLCTWLLEVMEGVENVTREVKEGHETKDTLKEVNALGKELRQVVDQVESDPRFVESLKGDVLVSDVRQLHQGLGDAEGTLAEKLIKLNKTNPLLLILLGAIGAGILLALLVVSAFAIHKQKNLRLEGGHGKINGTSIPVQSFKEVNGYDNPSFQHSPTPSSNPRSSSSLQQCPPPTLIPRPRSSIESYTQRETLRSSFDSASLPTDNRPSSDPRGTYDSGYKKTPSPYYSVPRPLGETRRAPNDSREHRLSGRSDDEEDFRDPYSLEGRGHNVKRIHSGRLMRIDP, encoded by the exons ATGGAGCGACTCGCGAAGATGATGTTGGTGACGTCACTGGTCGTCTTGAGCGCAGGAGGCGGACAGGCGTCGTCGGACtcag GCGATCACGCTGCGGGAGAGAAACTCCTTCGGGACATCAAAGAAGGCTTGGAGAAGATCGACGCCCAGCTGATGCGCCTTTTGGACATCGTTGCTCCGCCCACAACCACGCCCGCACCCACCACACCCGTTCCCTTGAATTCATCCACTACAACCCCTGGTTCTCCGGCTGTGACCACTGACTCGACGGCTACAACAGATTCTTCAAATACAACTACTAATGCTTCAGTTACAACCACAGATTCGACGGCTACAACCACGAATTCTTCAGCTACAACCACTGACCCTCCGGTTACAACAATTTCTTCAAATACAACTACTAATGCTTCAGATACAACTACAGATTCGACGGCTACAACCACGAATTCTTCAGCTACAACCACTAACTCTTCTATCATAACAGACCCTTCGGCTACAACTGCCGAATCCACAAATTCTTCAACTATAACCACATATCCCTCGGCTATAACCACTGACTCTTCTATCATAACCACAGACCCTGCGGATTTAACTACAAATTCTTCAGCAACAACCACAAATTCCTCAGCTATAACCACTGAGTCTTCTGCTATAACCACAGATCCTTCATCAATAACCACAAACACTTCGGTTATAACCACAGACTCTAAGGCTACAACGACAAATTCGTCAGCTATAACCACAGACTCTTCTGTTATAATAGATCCTTCATCCATAACCACAGACCCTTCGACTATAATTGCTGACCCTTCCGTCACAACTACAAATTCTTCAGCTACAACCATAGATCCTTCGACTATAACCAATGACTCTTCTGTTATAATCACAGACCCATCGTCTATAACCACAGACCCTACGGCTACAACCACAAATTCTTCAGTTACAGACATAGGCCCTTTTGCAACAACCGCACATTCTCCAGCTCCTTCGGTTCCAACCACAAATTCTTCGGCTACAACAAGCTCTCCATCTACAACCTTTGATACTCCAACACCCTCATCAACATATTCAAACACAACCAGAGACTTATCTTCAAACACAACAGTCCCTTCTGAAACAACTATAGGTTCTGCAAACACAACAGTTGATTCTTCTGCAAGCATAGGTTCTGCAAATTCAACCTCAGCTCCTTTATCAACTACAGATTCTTCTGCAAACTCAACAGTTGATTCTTCTGCAAACTCAACAGTTGATTCTTTTGAAAGCACTTCTACAAATACAACCTCAGATCCTTTATCAACTGCAGATTCTTCTACAAACACAACAGTTGATCCTTCTGCAACCACAGATTCTGCAAATACAACCTCAGGTCCTCCATCAGTTGGGAGTTCTGCAAACACAACCTCACTTCCGTCAGCCACAACCTTCAATAATTTCTCAACGACAATACAGGATTTTTCGACGTCAACTCCTTCGCTCACGTCTGCAGAGTCAGAATCGGCTGATACCGAGGATCAGGATGCCAAGATTAGAGACAAGAGGTCAATCGAGGTCAAACATGGGGTCAGCGAGGTCAGGTCAAGTGAGGAGGATGTAGTAAATAGGACGACTCTTCCTCCACCTGCGATCTGCAACAAAGAGAACGACCTTTGCACGTGGCTTCTGGAGGTCATGGAGGGCGTCGAGAATGTCACCCGGGAGGTCAAGGAAGGCCATGAGACGAAGGATACGCTGAAGGAGGTCAATGCACTCGGTAAAGAACTGCGGCAGGTGGTGGACCAGGTGGAGAGCGACCCGAGATTCGTAGAGAGTCTTAAGGGGGACGTCTTGGTCTCAGACGTCAGACAACTTCACCAG GGCCTGGGTGATGCCGAGGGAACTTTGGCCGAGAAGCTGATAAAGTTAAATAAGACCAATCCTTTGCTCTTGATTCTCCTGGGGGCTATAGGGGCTGGCATCCTTCTGGCACTCCTCGTGGTGAGTGCCTTCGCGATCCACAAGCAGAAGAATCTGAGGCTGGAGGGAGGTCACGGGAAG ATCAACGGCACGAGCATCCCTGTCCAGAGCTTCAAGGAGGTGAACGGCTACGACAACCCTTCTTTCCAGCACTCCccgaccccctcctccaacccgaGGTCCTCCTCCAGCCTCCAGCAGTGTCCTCCGCCCACCCTCATCCCTCGTCCTCGAAGCAGCATCGAGTCCTACACCCAGCGAGAGACCCTGCGCTCCTCCTTCGACAGCGCAAGCCTCCCGACCGACAACCGTCCTTCCAGTGATCCTCGAGGAACCTACGACTCGGGGTACAAGAAGACGCCGAGCCCTTACTACAGCGTCCCTCGGCCTCTCGGCGAGACTCGACGCGCGCCCAACGACTCTCGCGAACATCGTCTCTCCGGCAGAAGCGACGACGAAGAGGACTTCCGCGATCCTTACTCCTTGGAAGGGCGCGGACACAACGTCAAGAGGATCCACTCGGGTCGCCTCATGAGGATCGACCCgtga
- the LOC113806012 gene encoding mucin-5AC, with amino-acid sequence MEIRCITACVILLTVINHSQSASVKRPAGDDDLLVDLDAKLGKISFSVNRLLIVVNSLTLSPAPVTSTVLSTKIPQITSTSAPSETSVGLSGDSSTESTSYVKTDASTLSSTQFSTDFPTKLSTRLTTSEVSSHLSSEPSTSEAPAESSTFPPAESSTLYPAESSTFPPAESSTFPPAESSTFPPAESSTFPPVESSTFPPAESSAFPPAESSTFPPAESSTFPPAESSTFPPAESSTFPPAESSTFPPAESSTFPPAESSTFPPAESSTFPPAQSSTFPPAGSSTFPPAGSSTFPPAGSSTFPPAGSSTFPPAGSSTFPTTESSTFPPVESSTFPPAESSTFPPVESSTFPPAGSSTFLSAESSTFPPAESSAFPPAESSTFPPAESSTFPPVESSTFPPAGSSTFPPAGSSTFPPAESSTFPPAGSSTFPPAGSSTFPPAGSSTFSPAQSSTFPPAESSTFPPAESSTFSPAQSSTFPPAGSSTFPSAESSTFPPAESSTFPPAGSSTFPTAQSSTFPPAESSTFPPVESSTFPPAESSTFLSAESSTFPTAQSSTFPPTGSSTFPTAQSSTFPPTGSSTFPPAESSTFLSAESSTFPTAQSSTFPPTGSSTFPPAQSVTESNHLSTEKQRTESSTEISIDSTASLPGIASPQRSIKWSIPKQNKTFWGQSTEFSNETQGVLLTGPFSQQSGESSTPIFAKSSAELATKLQVTHVKSAQANSRFCTARYQAQNTTYVTDTKISGRDLCNRLSSTLDNILKVSREIKVEIIKEEQQKELQEYSDDLEESVVEVEQNPLFIYAIDVKVLSAYLRDIDKSVAEAKAAVEEKLSTFPTLIVVMSTIGGLFASALLVFGGVLIHRNKNYLLCRKKTKQKQNDSQVKYM; translated from the exons ATGGAAATACGATGTATAACTGCATGTGTCATCCTTCTGACTGTCATAAACCACAGTCAGTCAGCTTCAGTCAAAC GTCCTGCTGGAGACGATGACCTCCTCGTCGACCTCGATGCCAAACTCGGGAAGATCAGCTTTTCAGTCAATCGCCTGCTGATCGTAGTCAACTCGCTCACACTCAGCCCAGCGCCTGTCACGTCAACAGTCTTATCTACTAAAATTCCACAAATAACATCTACTTCTGCGCCATCTGAAACTTCAGTCGGGTTATCTGGTGATTCATCGACTGAGTCAACTTCATATGTCAAGACTGATGCgtccactctctcctccacccaatTCTCTACTGATTTCCCTACGAAATTATCCACGCGTCTTACTACTTCTGAGGTATCCAGTCACTTATCAAGTGAACCATCCACTTCCGAGGCTCCTGCTGAATCATCCACTTTTCCTCCTGCTGAATCATCCACTTTATATCCTGCTGAATCATCCACTTTTCCTCCTGCTGAATCATCCACTTTTCCTCCTGCTGAATCATCCACTTTCCCTCCTGCTGAATCATCCACTTTTCCTCCTGTTGAATCATCCACTTTTCCTCCTGCTGAATCATCCGCTTTCCCTCCTGCTGAATCATCCACTTTTCCTCCTGCTGAATCATCCACTTTTCCTCCTGCTGAATCATCCACTTTTCCTCCTGCTGAATCATCCACTTTTCCTCCTGCTGAATCATCCACTTTTCCTCCTGCTGAATCATCCACTTTCCCTCCTGCTGAATCATCCACTTTTCCTCCTGCTGAATCAtccacttttcctcctgctcAGTCATCCACCTTTCCTCCTGCTGGATCATCCACTTTTCCTCCTGCTGGATCATCCACTTTTCCTCCTGCTGGATCATCCACTTTTCCTCCAGCTGGATCATCCACTTTTCCTCCTGCTGGATCATCCACTTTTCCTACTACTGAATCATCCACTTTCCCTCCTGTTGAATCATCCACTTTTCCTCCTGCTGAATCATCCACTTTCCCTCCTGTTGAATCATCCACTTTTCCTCCTGCTGGATCATCCACTTTTCTTTCTGCTGAATCATCCACTTTCCCTCCTGCTGAATCATCCGCTTTTCCTCCTGCTGAATCATCCACTTTCCCTCCTGCTGAATCATCCACTTTCCCTCCTGTTGAATCATCCACTTTTCCTCCTGCTGGATCATCCACTTTTCCTCCTGCTGGATCATCCACTTTTCCTCCTGCTGAATCATCCACTTTCCCTCCTGCTGGATCATCCACTTTTCCTCCTGCTGGATCATCCACTTTTCCTCCAGCTGGATCATCCACTTTTTCTCCTGCTCAGTCATCCACTTTCCCTCCTGCTGAATCATCCACTTTTCCTCCTGCTGAATCATCCACTTTTTCTCCTGCTCAATCATCCACTTTCCCTCCTGCTGGATCATCCACTTTCCCTTCTGCTGAATCATCCACTTTTCCTCCTGCTGAATCATCCACTTTTCCTCCTGCTGGATCATCCACTTTTCCTACTGCTCAATCATCCACTTTTCCTCCTGCTGAATCATCCACTTTTCCTCCTGTTGAATCATCCACTTTCCCTCCTGCTGAATCATCCACTTTTCTTTCTGCTGAATCATCCACTTTCCCTACTGCTCAGTCATCCACTTTTCCTCCTACTGGCTCATCCACTTTCCCTACTGCTCAGTCATCCACTTTTCCTCCTACTGGATCATCCACTTTCCCTCCTGCTGAATCATCCACTTTTCTTTCTGCTGAATCATCCACTTTCCCTACTGCTCAGTCATCCACTTTTCCTCCTACTGGATCATCCACTTTCCCTCCTGCTCAATCAGTTACAGAATCGAATCATCTTTCTACTGAAAAACAACGAACTGAATCATCTACAGAAATATCTATTGATTCGACCGCTTCATTACCGGGAATTGCATCTCCTCAGCGCTCTATTAAATGGTCGATcccaaagcaaaataaaacattttgGGGGCAATCTACTGAATTTTCTAACGAAACTCAGGGGGTTCTACTGACTGGGCCTTTCAGTCAGCAATCAGGCGAGTCATCTACCCCCATATTTGCTAAATCGAGTGCTGAATTAGCGACGAAACTGCAGGTAACACATGTCAAGTCAGCTCAAGCAAACTCAAGATTTTGCACCGCTCGATATCAAGCACAGAATACAACTTACGTCACTGACACCAAGATCTCCGGAAGAGACTTGTGCAACCGTCTCTCCTCTACTTTAGACAACATCTTGAAAGTTTCGAgggaaataaaagtagaaataataaaagaggaaCAGCAGAAGGAACTGCAAGAATATTCCGATGATTTAGAAGAGAGCGTGGTGGAAGTGGAACAAAACCCGTTGTTCATTTATGCGATAGATGTCAAGGTTCTCTCCGCTTACCTAAGAGACATAGACAAG TCCGTAGCCGAAGCCAAGGCAGCAGTGGAGGAGAAGCTGTCCACCTTTCCCACGCTGATCGTCGTCATGAGCACAATTGGCGGCCTCTTTGCGTCTGCGCTGCTCGTGTTTGGCGGGGTTTTAATCCACAGGAACAAG AACTACTTACTGTgtcgcaaaaaaacaaaacaaaaacaaaatgactcGCAAGTGAAGTACATGTAA